In Neochlamydia sp. AcF84, one DNA window encodes the following:
- a CDS encoding NACHT domain-containing protein, giving the protein MQATPGHFNVQANASQIHLEQNARLLISSTIQYHALQPLSQVPLNPQTFINSLQSLYLSQKTLSIFRIKAEQEWEFKVPLEEIYVRLGIIESKERRVRDQALDKHSEQIQDERLPTSETIYESKENIEIEKLFEHKSLEKENAKRIYIQGAAGIGKSTLCHYIAYRWAKEELWQGVFSYLFWIPLRNLTLKKYPADKEYTPADLIAREYAGKIDSKAIEACINDATLREKTLLVLDGYDELSAEAQGNTSLATAFKELKELFPHILITSRPGSCSFNRSCELELLGFDKEGVERYIDRFFKQVQSEDKKQKLYHLFQSSPQVLSLAQIPINLTLLCCLFNEDPEVFDSTQSITMTAIYERIVNWMYKWFLLRRIDQGKSNQTKEKILAEKNLRYNQEVAKIAIAFEEMANFAMKTNTLYLEEEEIDHFRGKEITANELIDCGLLRIPEEKGYFIHLTFQEFLTASKVANQYLRGENRQACQDFVHNYKFEPRYNLVMRMIAGYLSLSTSRNRRYLDSNPLQSFFDDLFADPRDLAARSELNLIANCFEECQNPAQVRQYEGFVELVKDYITHFSLSGLNFEMLLRNKNLLTHPKITYTIERLLSDPQATENTLANVENLIRAGQRLVPEIVRFIAGVVKDHVKYYGAKDAIYLLKKVAGQGGEVAKKAVEALIQIIKEGDRAAKVSASRALREVIQEGAKLAKGSLNALIIDLQEGDRDTKDTAIYVLRAGAQQGDRLPEEALDALTQLLQERDYDVKMSAIKTLRDEVEQGGKLPREAVKALTQLLQEDDRDAKVYATYVLCAAVNHKGELNEEAINVFIQLLHGDDRDAIRSAAGVLGAVSQHEGELSKKALDALSRILKEGDCDTKMSAIEGLGKDVKFGGGLLKKALDALIQILQEGDLHHKLFADMALIEIAQHGGELPGEAINAFTQLLKHGERDAKMSASNALREVVEHGGELPTEAISALIQLFRKGDSAVKMSACWALRKVAQQEGELAKELLSALSQILKEGDTDAKRSACWALKEVVKHEGELSAEAIDALIQILHKGDSYAKTLASDALRKVVEHGGELSAEAIDALILIFHQGDSAAISSAAYVLGVVAEQRGKLPKKAIDALIQILTKGDLYTKTSAVEALRKVTHQGGELAEETLDALSRILKEGDSAAINSAAHVLEKVVHQGGELPKEVLDALSRILNEDDSVAINSAAHVLGAVAWQGSKLPKKAINALILILKKGDSAAISSAAHVLGIVAQRRGKLPKKALDSFIQIFQEQEVDFEAQMFIARTLGAGTKYECKLTKRVVDALFQILLEGDYSAKSFAISALGTVVQQGGELSKGVLDDLIQILEKGDRDAKMSAAAALKEIDKNALLKMNIQAFPLIAKICFFTESSFSVKSQQFQISDKRTIYSSEQTIKLNYEELKEKLPTEVAIWRRRLDSLSQIEGSSGLTNQI; this is encoded by the coding sequence TTGCAAGCCACGCCTGGACATTTTAATGTCCAGGCTAACGCTAGTCAAATCCACTTAGAGCAGAATGCAAGGCTGCTTATTAGCTCTACTATTCAATACCATGCATTGCAGCCTTTGTCTCAAGTACCCCTAAATCCACAAACTTTCATTAACTCTCTTCAAAGCCTTTACCTTTCTCAGAAGACCCTTTCTATTTTTAGGATCAAAGCAGAGCAAGAGTGGGAATTTAAAGTTCCTTTAGAAGAAATTTATGTGCGCTTAGGGATCATTGAAAGCAAAGAAAGAAGAGTGCGTGATCAAGCACTTGATAAACATTCCGAGCAAATACAAGATGAACGCCTCCCAACTTCTGAAACTATCTATGAGTCTAAAGAGAATATTGAAATTGAAAAGCTTTTCGAGCACAAAAGCCTTGAAAAAGAAAACGCTAAAAGAATTTACATTCAAGGCGCGGCAGGAATTGGTAAGAGCACTTTATGCCACTATATTGCCTATCGCTGGGCAAAAGAAGAGCTTTGGCAAGGCGTTTTTTCTTATCTTTTTTGGATTCCTTTAAGAAACCTTACTTTAAAGAAATATCCTGCTGATAAAGAGTATACTCCCGCTGATCTTATTGCTAGGGAATATGCAGGCAAAATTGATTCAAAAGCAATTGAGGCTTGTATAAACGATGCCACTTTGCGAGAAAAAACTCTTCTTGTTTTAGATGGTTATGACGAGCTTTCTGCAGAAGCTCAAGGAAATACAAGCCTGGCTACAGCCTTTAAGGAGCTAAAAGAGTTATTTCCCCATATTCTAATTACCTCAAGACCTGGAAGCTGCTCTTTTAACCGTTCTTGTGAGCTAGAGCTTTTAGGCTTTGATAAAGAAGGGGTCGAACGTTATATCGATAGATTTTTCAAACAAGTTCAATCAGAAGATAAAAAACAAAAACTTTACCACTTATTTCAAAGCTCTCCCCAGGTCTTAAGTCTTGCGCAAATTCCCATTAACTTGACTCTTCTTTGCTGCCTCTTTAACGAAGATCCAGAGGTTTTTGATTCTACTCAATCCATTACGATGACGGCTATTTACGAACGGATTGTTAATTGGATGTATAAATGGTTTCTTTTGAGGAGAATTGATCAAGGCAAATCCAATCAAACCAAGGAGAAAATTCTTGCAGAGAAAAACCTGCGTTATAATCAAGAAGTAGCCAAAATAGCCATAGCTTTTGAAGAAATGGCTAATTTTGCCATGAAAACAAATACCCTTTATTTGGAGGAGGAAGAAATTGATCACTTTAGAGGTAAAGAAATCACAGCCAACGAGCTTATAGATTGTGGGCTGCTTCGCATTCCAGAAGAAAAAGGGTACTTTATTCACTTAACTTTTCAAGAATTTTTAACCGCTTCAAAAGTTGCCAATCAATATCTACGAGGAGAAAATCGACAAGCATGCCAGGATTTTGTGCATAATTATAAGTTTGAGCCTCGTTATAATTTAGTTATGCGCATGATTGCCGGCTATCTTTCTTTGTCTACTTCACGTAATCGACGTTATTTAGATTCAAACCCGCTACAATCTTTTTTTGATGATCTTTTTGCTGATCCTCGCGATCTAGCTGCCAGAAGTGAGCTCAATTTAATTGCAAATTGTTTTGAAGAGTGCCAAAATCCTGCTCAGGTAAGGCAATACGAAGGCTTCGTTGAGCTTGTGAAAGACTATATTACACATTTCTCCTTATCAGGCTTAAACTTTGAAATGTTGCTTAGAAATAAAAATCTTCTTACTCATCCTAAAATAACTTATACTATCGAAAGATTATTATCCGACCCACAGGCCACGGAAAATACGCTAGCGAACGTGGAAAACCTCATTAGGGCAGGACAAAGGTTAGTTCCAGAAATAGTGAGATTTATTGCTGGGGTTGTTAAGGACCACGTTAAATATTATGGTGCTAAAGACGCTATCTATCTTTTAAAAAAAGTGGCAGGACAAGGAGGCGAGGTTGCTAAGAAAGCAGTAGAGGCTCTCATTCAAATTATTAAGGAGGGCGATCGTGCTGCCAAAGTATCTGCTAGTAGGGCTTTAAGAGAAGTGATACAAGAAGGAGCCAAGCTTGCTAAGGGATCGCTAAATGCTCTCATCATAGATCTCCAAGAAGGCGATCGTGATACCAAAGATACCGCTATCTATGTTCTAAGAGCAGGGGCACAGCAAGGAGATAGGCTTCCAGAAGAAGCACTAGATGCTCTCACCCAACTTCTACAAGAACGCGATTATGATGTAAAAATGTCTGCTATTAAGACTCTAAGAGATGAGGTAGAGCAAGGAGGCAAGCTTCCTAGAGAAGCGGTAAAAGCTCTCACCCAACTTCTCCAGGAAGACGATCGTGATGCCAAAGTTTACGCTACCTATGTTCTATGCGCAGCGGTAAATCATAAAGGTGAGCTTAATGAAGAAGCAATAAATGTTTTCATCCAACTTCTCCATGGAGACGATCGTGATGCCATAAGGTCTGCTGCAGGTGTCCTAGGAGCAGTTTCACAGCATGAAGGTGAGCTTTCTAAAAAAGCGCTAGATGCTCTCAGCCGAATTCTCAAAGAAGGCGATTGTGATACCAAAATGTCTGCTATCGAAGGACTAGGAAAAGATGTAAAATTTGGAGGCGGGCTTCTCAAGAAAGCACTAGATGCCCTCATCCAAATTCTCCAGGAAGGCGATTTACATCATAAATTGTTTGCTGATATGGCTCTAATAGAAATTGCACAGCATGGAGGCGAGCTTCCTGGAGAAGCAATAAATGCTTTCACCCAACTTCTCAAGCATGGCGAGCGTGATGCCAAAATGTCTGCTAGTAATGCTTTAAGGGAAGTGGTGGAGCATGGAGGCGAGCTTCCTACAGAAGCGATAAGTGCTCTCATTCAACTTTTCAGAAAAGGTGACTCTGCTGTCAAGATGTCTGCTTGTTGGGCTCTAAGAAAAGTCGCGCAGCAAGAAGGCGAGCTTGCTAAGGAGTTACTGAGTGCTCTCAGCCAAATCCTCAAAGAAGGCGATACTGATGCCAAAAGGTCTGCTTGCTGGGCTCTAAAAGAAGTGGTAAAGCATGAAGGTGAGCTTTCTGCAGAAGCTATAGATGCTCTCATCCAAATTCTTCATAAAGGCGATTCATATGCTAAAACGTTGGCTAGTGATGCACTAAGAAAAGTAGTAGAGCATGGAGGCGAGCTTTCTGCAGAAGCTATAGATGCTCTTATCCTGATTTTTCACCAAGGCGATTCTGCTGCCATAAGTTCTGCTGCCTATGTTCTAGGAGTAGTGGCAGAGCAAAGAGGCAAGCTTCCTAAAAAAGCGATAGATGCTCTCATCCAAATTCTCACAAAAGGCGATTTATATACTAAAACGTCTGCTGTTGAAGCTCTAAGAAAAGTGACACACCAAGGAGGCGAGCTTGCTGAAGAAACACTAGATGCTCTCAGCCGAATTCTCAAAGAAGGCGATTCTGCCGCTATAAATTCTGCTGCCCACGTTCTAGAAAAAGTGGTACATCAAGGAGGCGAGCTTCCGAAAGAAGTACTAGATGCTCTCAGCCGAATCCTCAACGAGGACGATTCTGTCGCCATAAATTCTGCTGCCCACGTTTTAGGAGCAGTGGCATGGCAAGGAAGCAAGCTTCCTAAAAAAGCGATAAATGCTCTCATCCTGATCCTTAAAAAAGGCGATTCTGCTGCCATAAGTTCTGCTGCCCACGTCCTAGGAATAGTGGCACAGCGAAGAGGAAAGCTCCCTAAAAAAGCACTAGACTCTTTTATCCAAATTTTCCAAGAGCAGGAGGTTGATTTTGAGGCGCAAATGTTTATTGCCAGGACCTTAGGAGCAGGGACAAAGTATGAATGTAAGCTTACTAAGAGGGTTGTAGATGCTCTCTTCCAAATTCTCCTAGAGGGCGACTACAGTGCCAAAAGTTTTGCTATCAGTGCCCTAGGCACAGTGGTACAGCAGGGAGGCGAGCTCTCCAAAGGAGTGCTAGATGATCTCATCCAAATTCTAGAGAAGGGCGACCGAGATGCCAAAATGTCTGCTGCCGCTGCTTTGAAAGAAATCGATAAAAATGCTTTATTGAAAATGAACATTCAAGCATTTCCTTTAATTGCTAAAATTTGTTTTTTTACTGAGAGCAGTTTTTCAGTTAAGAGCCAGCAATTTCAAATTTCTGATAAAAGAACAATTTATTCCTCCGAACAAACAATAAAGCTTAACTACGAAGAATTAAAAGAAAAGCTACCCACAGAAGTTGCTATATGGCGGAGGCGATTAGATAGCCTCAGCCAAATTGAGGGCTCTTCAGGACTTACCAATCAAATCTAA